The genomic window ATCAATTAACAATATCAGGATTCAATAGTCCTGGACTAACTGATATATTTGACGAGGGTATACCATTAAATGGTATGAAATTTTCTTCTCGCGATCGAGACCATGATTTGGTTTCTTTTAACTGTGAGGCTCAGCACAGAGGAGGCTGGTGGTACAACAATTGTACTCATCTTGAACTGAACACAATATACTCAAAGCTTAGGTTATATTTGAATGGTGCAAATCACCATGGTGTACCATTTGTGGAGATGAAGATCAGACCACGAGATTGTGACATGGACAATAGCCAACAAGGTTAACAAATGCACACTGGTGACTAAAtgtgctgttttttttttgttgttgtttttgttttgtttttttttttctgtcgttttttgtcattttttgtGTCTTACTTGTATTGTAAAAGTCATTGGTATGTATTTATTTGCTTTCAAATAATCTATAGTATAAATTATACATAACGCACAAAGAACTACACACGCATCTTCATCACATGGGTATTTGTAGACAAAGTGAATGTGTGATGGTAGATTTCTGTTATAGCCATTGTATGCAAAAAATGATTATGATAGAGAAAAAAATATCCAAGAAAAAATAaaagtacatgcacacatgtacgtgcatgcacatacacacgaACACACACGTACCTTCTCTAATTGCTCAATACTCTGGGTGACAGCAATCCCCTTATCAAATATGGCCACTAATGTGGTCTCAAAGTTCTCCAGTGGAGTACTGTAGTGGATACCACTAGCATCAATGATCAGGTCCAGTGAGAACAATGTCCCTCGTAATGGCCTAAGTGAACATGCAATAATGCAGTAGTGTACTATCATTGCAAACTGCTTTAACTGAACATATacacattttttttgttttatgatAGAGATTTTGAGATGATGTTCAAGTGTATTCAATCAAGAGCTGCCTTAATTTTTAATTTCAGCAGTCTAAGTGGTTTCTAGGCTAGCACTGATGAGAACTGAACTTAACTGTGCACATGTAATTAACACATTTGGCGAATACGTACAATGGTCATTTAGAAAGATGACGCTATTATACAGTGCataccatacatacatactactaCACTATAATTGTTATTGTTACTCACTTGAATACACACTGGTTGAGGTCTCCTTGCCATTCAAAATCTTCTGGTAGTTCCAGTGTACTGTATGTGGCATCATGGATCATATCACAAAACTGTTGTAGGGAGCTCTGTACTAGTGTCCTCAGTGTGTCCTGGTGACGAAACAAAGTGTGTAATGGTTGGTCTAAACAAACACAACAAGGAAAAGCCGGCCACTCCTGCttagtgaaccagcactgggacacctcgAGTGTTTTGATTGAGTCAgcacaggaaaatcctcctggagcAGGACTAGTATTAGTAActtgcaggaggctgtaccatgtctacAGGTGAATGTGTGGACACTAAAAGTCcaacctggaccttcacccactgtgtgAGGCATGGACAGTTGGAATTTGGTTCTTGATTTACCCTACCAATGTTACAACTGGGTGAGCTGCTTTCCCAGTTGACGCCAGGCCCATCcccacaaacacatacatacttgCATGCAGAATTTAATCAACTCCATTAATTTTCTCAGCTTGGACTGCAGGTATATCTCATAGTCAGTCTCCTGTAGGTTGAACCATCCCTTGTTGACACTTTGTAGACTATCTCTGACTCTGTTTCTCAGAGTAGGTAGCCATGTCTCCTTCAGGTAGGTCTGTACCTACAAGGAGTACAAAACAATTGGAATTAAAAATATACGTGTACACTGTATTTAGCATGCATGCACGGACGCATATGAACGTGCACACAGATGCATATGCGcgtgcacgcacacgcacacacacacacacaaacgcacatgcatacacacaaacacacttgTATAGTAGCTTGTGATTGAGCTTGCTGAAACTCCTCCAGTTTAAGATGTTTAGTTACTCCACTATGATGGAACAGGTGCATACTCACTACCCTACCACACTCAGTACGGACATGGCTGAGGGCATCTATTGCCTCCTTGCTGGTTAACAGGGATAAGAACTTGAAACGATTACGGATCTGCTTGTAGGGGAATGATGGAACCTCAGGACACATACCTATAAAGAAAAGTAGTAGAAAAAtgtactaagatatacaaatctGAACCTTCATTCAAAAAATATTGATTTATAGGGgtgaaaagtgtgtgtgtactattaGACTATTTGGAGATCAACAAAAAACTACATGTATGGTTACATACGGAAGACACACAATTCAACAACAGTTGTAAATTGACACTTAGTATACTAACCAGTTTCAGGCACCACCTCAGGTTCAGGGTCGGGTAATGTCACAAATGGGAAAAGATCAGGTTGTGCTGTCACCGTCTTATCAAACAATATCCTATTGTGTGACCGGGTAAACTCTAAACACACCTCCTTACATAACACCTCCGACACTGCATCCATCCTATAATAGAGACCACCAATACATGATCATAtagtattacaggtttttgcaattgaattcggcgactttgcaattgaattcgtcccgtttgcaattgagttcgtcggttttgcaattgaattcgtcccgtttgcaattgagttcgtcgcttttgcaactGAAtccgtcccgtttgcaattgaattcgtcggttttgcaattgaattcgtcggttttgcaattgaattcatcgcttttgcagttaaattcatctgtaacaagaatggcagctggaggaaacacgaaaacatgatgtagcagctgctacaagaacttgttcaagtacaacagtagtaaacaactctttataaggcaataattcttcctctacagcctatccagcaacattccaaactctactacaccattcgcgatgggtgtggtcactcacgagcaagttaattaacttgtcagacagctatcaacttcgcgtactaccagctccaattactttctagtgtctcaagtgtaactctccaaggcataaatagttcatctcttaatgaacggttggtttcttggagccgttttgtttatgacgaattgtaatgcaaacgcgacgaattctattgcaaaaccgactaattcaactgcaaaactgacgaattcaattgcaaaactgacgaattcaattgcaaaaccgacgaattcaattgcaaaaccgacgaattcaattgcaaacaggacgaattcaattgcaataccaacaaattcaattgcaaacaggacgaattcaatcgcaaaggcgacgaattcaattgcaaaaacctgtagtgTATGTATACTACTAGATGTCATAGATTGCCATATAAGCCTCTGTTTAGTGAAGTAAAGTttacacacacagtgacacacacacacacacacgcacgtactgATCTTGCTTCAGTCTTGGTGAAGAGCGAGCAGTACTCACAATCCTCTGTACAGAATCAGAGTCCAGTTCAGCCATCTCATCAGTTGGCATACAGTCCACATACAGGTGATATCTTAATAATGCTTCAGTCTTTGCTCTGCTCATGTGAGCGTGGGCAACACGACGTGTAAACACTGTTGGGTCTTCAGCGAGGAACATCAGTCGTACACGAGGTATCCAATAATGTATATCATCCTCTGATTCAATGTTGGAACCAATCTTTGGAATGGTTGGAAATAACTGTGTAGAAATGTTGAGATAATGGTATAACACAAGTACATAGCACACGATGCTCACGTGATACATATGGGAATAAATGAATACTGATACAATAGATCCCAACCCTCAAATTTGAAACAAAAGTAGACTTAGAGTATTTAaacagtatactgtatacaaatgaatgggcttcaattATCCATTGTTGTTGATGTGGCTGAGTGTCCATACTACAAAGTCACACCACGAATGCTCAGTAATGTGAACCTGACCTTGCATTTGGAAATAATATGAATGATTCCTCTTTATAACAAGTGTTCATCAAGGTCTACGTAGCTTGCTCCTTCTTTGTGGCAAGGTCTAACAATGAGGTTGCCTCAACTCTAGCTGGACACATAGTTAAATAAATTTAGTGTTTTATCATTGCTTAAGGCCACTAAGGTTGGATAAACAACAGCTGACACAGATTCTTAAGGTATGTTATACCTGGTTTATTCTGAAGAGTTTGTTTCAAGCCCACCCTGTACAATTCCAGTCTGTAAAAATACATTAAACTACACACCTGCTTTTGTTCAGTCACAACATTTTCAACATCTTCAGACGAGGAAGATAGTTCTTTCTTCTCATCACCTGATCCACTACCACTACTGTCAGTTGATCCTTGTCTGACAGCTGGCCTGGCTTTCTTGTCTGATGCTGCAGCAGCACCTGATGGTGGCTTCTTACCTGCGAAGGTACAGAGGTCTTATACCATGCATACTATACGTACCACAAATACACATGAGTATACACATCTTTGTATAATCATATCAGTACAttcgcaaacacacacacacacctcctcTTATTGGCTGTACTTCACTGGGTTGTTCCCTCTTCACAAGGTATAACTTCCTTTCACAGTTATAGTCCAACATTCCCACTGGCACCCAGTCATAACGTGATGGCTTTGGCTTCTCTGAGAACTGGACTGCTTTAGATGAGCCCAATGACTTGTACTGACCTATAGAACAATACACCAACATATGGAATATTCTTTTGTTAGTAACTACTGTACAATTGCAACACTACTGTTGTATAGAGTGAATGTGCTGGTGTGCTTATTCCTAATCTAAAACTGGAAAACTTCCACCATAGGATGTCTTGCAACTGATCTGGCTGTACTACAAACTGAAAAGACAGTATAAGCCTTACAATACTGTACATGTTGTTTTGTATATTGCCACAGCAGGTTTGCACAGTGGAATTGGATACTTTGAGACCAACCAACCATGTACAGTACATCACAAGGGATGGGACCTTCGATTCATTACATAAGTGTCTGAATTGTAGGCGTCCTCATTTTTAGAGTGTACAAGTTAACAGGTTCCATTGTATGCACAATGTGCGTACTGTATAGATCTGTGttgttgtatgtacatacaatgtGTTTGTACATGCATATGTTGTCTATGCGTGTGTATGACAGTATGTATAGCAGTGGATTTAGTACCAACAGTCAACTTACGGGAGGGCAGTTTTCCAGTGGAGGTCTTAGCAGGAGGGGCACCTGATGGTGGTCTAGGGGCTAGTCCAGCAGTCACCTTATCATCACTACTAGTGGATGATGTTAATACTGGTAGTAGTGCCATCCCTGGAACTGGCTTATGTCTATCACCATCTAGTAGTAGAGGTATTACAACAGTGCAGTGTGGTGCCATGACAAGGTTATAAAcggacacacaaacacacacacgcgtaCGCGCACACACGTGCTACTCTATACCCACAAACAGACACACTAACAGTCAAAACTCAATTAATATTGGTTGCATAAATATAAAAGTTGCCATATGTCTTAAAGCATTTATGTGCATTGATTATAATAATGTGAACAATATTCAATAATAAGGTATATAGGACCACATATGCTCACCTATTCCTAGTGCAAGCCACTCTTCAGGTGTCCTACAGTCAAACTCAGTATTATCAAACACCTCTAGGGGTAGGAATGTCGGGAACGTTGGTTGTGGTCTGCTACTATGACCCTTGACCGTTGCACCACTACCCACACTAGCACCAGATGACACACTAGAATTAGGGGTAGCACTGTTCTTCCTCTTGTCACGAGGTAGAGGGACAAGATCGTCACTGTTGATCTGGTAGTGACTGAGTAACTGGTTGAGATCTTCTTGTTTGTATTGTCGTTTACGTCTAAAGAATTATATACAAACAATAAGTATGTGAATGAGCTTTACATACATAtgcgtaaacaaacacacacacacacacacacacacaaacaaacaacatGCATGTCACACTTATTTATAAGACATCTACAAATACTCACCGTTCAACTTCTACTTTCCTTGGAGTGGTACCAGATGGCACATTATATTGTACCTGTACTTTAGGGTCAAATGACCTCTTAGCATAATAGTCGCTAGCTACTAGCTGAGTAGTGGGACCATGTGTCTGTGACTGTAGTATTGACTGGAAGTCTTCGGGAACCTTGAACCTGGTCACTATCAAAAAGACGGcacattattactattattggCACATTTGTATCATACATATGGGAATTAATGCATCATGTGCGTACTGTATGAGGTAAAACTTGGAGGGAGAAATTTTTGACAGAACTTTCTTTAAAGTTTCAAAATTTTGATTATTAGGATAAGCAcaatatggtacataccattTACATCCTAACTTGGCAATCGCCAAAATATTACCAGACAATTTTAACTCTGCCAATACAAATAAGGCTGAATACAAATAAATAACTTAGTGTTCCGTGAAAGtgtataccgtacgcaaggaaattttgatgtcaaaaattttgacgaatttgacgaatcggtttaattcgtcaaattgtTGTAAGCGCtcttaaaagtacaggtattgcctacaatttctggattttcgtcaacatttcattcgtcaaatctgctgaagtctgaatttgtcaaatttttcttacgtcaaaatttccttgcatacagtACCTATATCTTACATGAATTTCTTATTTACAAACGTGAATACTAACAACCTATGTATCTAACCTTCTGGAAGATGTCGTTCCCTTTGGCTCTGCCACACCAAACTTTGTTTAGTTCGAGGACCACATAGAACATCCTACATATTCACAAAACGCACTGAAGTACATCAGCTAATACAGTAATAAAAAAACACTACACAATAAACAGGACAGGATGGCCAAGTGGTCTAAGGTGCTGGGTTAAGGCACCAGTCACTTTCGTGGCGTAGGTTCGAATCCCACTCCTGTCATCCTTTTTCTTTTATTTTGGAGAACACATGTAGACTACACGAGCTTAAAGCAGATACTTTTCCATGCAATGGGgacaatacacatacacacacagtacaTTATAAGCTAAAGATTCCAGCTGTAGCAAAGACAACTGTCTGAGCAACATGGATAAATTACCACCTCTGTTTCCCCCCCACTAATTTCATTAAGCATAATTCAATCATCATCTCATGTGTTCGGAGCATTATGTTCAGCAAACTATGCCCAAAGGTAAAGGCAATCAAATCAACTTTAACACTCAAATTTTTAATGAAACATCCCCTGTAGTTAGTGCCACCCATCACTAAACCTTGAGGACTTAAATTCAAGCTACTACAACTTGCGCAGTAAAAGTGCATCCCCAATTATAATCTGCAACTACGACAcaaacattacacacacacacacacacacactcactccaAGTTTTTGTGAAGCACCTACAGTGGCTACATCAGAATAAAAACCACGTTGAGGCGCGTTAAATCCAGTATCGGGTCGGCTTCCCCCGCTCTTGGGCGTGCGAGGCAGTCGCCCTCTCGTGCCCTGACTATCCGCGTTCCTACTCATATGCAAGCAAACTCCGACAAGAAGTAACGTATATCAGTCCCATCGTCTCCACCTTTGTTGAGAGAGAATTTTTTGACGGTTGACAGGgagaatttcaaaaattttgacATACATTTTTGCGTCCATTAAAAAATGTTGTACTGGTGGCGCAGTGGTTCGTCTTTATGACAAATGCTAGCTGGAAatgtcgtttttttttttttgttcgcAGAATTTTATGGAATAGGTTTATTCCAGGGTGCCAGACATTATAAAACACGTGCACGGAGAATGTACGGAAACAACAATATCCGTGTTATTATCGCCACTTGGGAGGTCTCGCGATTATCAAAATTCTACAAGCTCGATTGACTGGAAACTGTGTGCTGCATTCAACCTTGCTGCATTAAAGCGTCAATACTGTCTACCGTGATTTATTTTGAAGTTGTTGATTGGAGCAGCGTAGTTTGGTGTAGCCACACCTAAAACAAACCGAGACAAACACTAAGAAACTTCCGGTCCGCGTTAAGGGGAGGAAGCGAGAAAAACAGTTTTGAACTAGCAAAGTAATGGCTAGTGCTGAGGTCTCATCGCCAACCAAAGTCAAATTTGATGCAGAAGACGTAGACAAGGTGCGGGCGCGTCAACCGCCTACCCAGAGATACGATCGTAAAGAGGTACAAAAACGTTTGGACATCGAGCAATGGATGGATGATCAACTAAGAATCTTATTTGGCTGTCAGGTTTGTTTATGTGTTAGTACTGCATAGAAAACCACTCCAGGAAATTTTCTGTTCAATACATCaatattaaaaataaaattgtgTGTTTGCTAAAAGTCTATGCAGGGGTTTGTGGAAGTAAGAATTTGAAACAGAAGGGTTTCTGTTCTATAGAGAAAGTTGTTGTAATGTAAGGATTGTTTTGTAAACAGATTAAATGTTTTAAGCTTGTATGGCTTGCAAGGAAAGCACAAGGCcccatattttttttttttgaagcaTGCAATTACAGTGTAGCATTACCTTGAAAGCTTCAAGTGTCACTCAAATCCATTCGCATACAGTGAAGCCATGTGTATTATGGACATCTTGTGACCGACCAAAAGTTTCCTGATTTTCCAGATCAATATGCATACTAAAGAAGGCTTTGGGACCATTGCAAAGTCACCAGATTATGTGAGTGTCAAAAGTATCCACTTTCACTGCACACAAAGGCATGTGTGCAACATAGTCatccagtaataataataataataaataaataatagtcTGAAgctcacaataataataatatgtaatgGGTGATTGATTTCTGCATAATCAAATAAAGGTTCTTTTTAAACAAATAAAAGATTATAATTTTATGAATTTGCATACCAGGTTGTGTTATAGTTAATGGAAGTGAAACGTGGAGTTTCAAATATTGGGAACCTATTCTAGATACCAATCCCAATGTATCCTTTATCTGTGTCCTGCTTGAAAATCCCCAGGTGTCCACAGTATCCCATAGTAGTTTAACACAGAGATGTTTAATAATTCTATGACCTATTAACACctgtagtgttgtgtgttgcACCTTGAATACTGAAATATACAACTTCTTGGAACCTCACCTTCAATAATAAGGACACCTGTATAATCCAGACACTTTGTTGAATCCCTTAGTAttgtatgtaaactgaccttGAAAATCAGGGCACTTTTGGTTGCTCCCAAGTTGTCCCCTAGAAAGCCGTGTAGTACTGAAAATACACAATCTTGCAAAAAAAACTTCTGCCATAATAAATTGCAAAAATAGGTTAGTGGTTTATCCGCTCACAGTGGTAGCTTTAATAATAATCCTACAGTACTGTGTATTAGAGATCATTGTGCTTTCTCACAAACAATATCAGCATCATGATACCTTTTTAGAGTCCTTTTGGCAGTATCAGTTGGGTAGAATCAAGCCTCCCGTGTGACCCGAAACATTTGCAATAAGTTATTCTGTGGAGGCTGACTGACTTAACTTATAGCTACATATGGCCTTGAATTTTTCTCTGTTAGATGTCGCTTTAGCCCAATCAGTGCATACCACAGTTCATAAAATACGcacatcatagacttacctttgtcctcccatttcttttgctgacaATACGAGGTGTTGACTTGCAGTAGTGCGTCATGGCTTCTCACacatgtattttctgtagtgattagtttgattgcagaggtgcttctcgtgctgttcttcgtttgtaatgctatgtaacaggctgaacatagctgaaaacaaagcataacgGCCACTTTGCTTTTCAGTAAATGGCGTAGTTTAGGGTGGGTGAGACGTTCagatgaaaattttatttttgtgaACTGTCTTTTGTATTTGTTGTCTATACAAGCTTAAATCTTTGGCTTTTATGCTAGCGCTTAGAATGCAATGATTAGACCTTGTTTACAACGTGTGTTGCTTATTTGTGCAAGTTACATGGTTAATTTGGTGGTTGAAAGGTCTAGAGTTAGTATAGTAGTGTTTATGTGTGAAATGACATCATAGCAACAATGGTTGTTAAGTTATGTTAATTGTTTCAATTTGTGGTTGCAATGGTTAGTAATGGCACCACACCAAAGTTCAAGATATTTTTATATCATACCTTTTTTGGTGATAATTAGTCATAATTACATCACGCGTTTCCTGTTATTTGAAATTCAAATGTGGTTAGCTACACCTCTGCAAAATCATAATGTGGGTACCTGTTTTTTGACATTGATTTGTCATCCTATTGAAATAACACTGAaacctgtataattattaaggATACGTTTGGACAAAGTTTACATGCAAAGGGTGTCCAGATTATAcagtgtcctcattttcaagtgtcctgattatcaggtttcactgtagataCCCCACCCTTTTTGTTTACATGTAGTCCCTTGATTTAAGGCCCGGTAAGTTTTGCTGTTTGCGGTTGTCCTTTTTGAGGTAGAATTGTAATGGTATGCCAAGCGTCCTTTATTTGGAGGATAGAGATATGTTGTGCAATTAGGAACAGAGGGATAGCTGTTTACATGGAATTCAGATTTTTAACAGTATTTCCTTGTAGGGAGACCCACATGTTTTCTAGCATTtctgaaatatatatatatatattttacatACATGCAAGCAAATAACAAGGTCATGCAACCATAAAGTTTCCCTTTAGTGTCAAACTTTTGTCTCTTGTAACCTTGACCCTGGAAAAATTAATTTCAGGACTACTTACTAACATCAGATAGAGTTGAAAGTTGTATGCCACTAAACTGCTTCAGACTCCACTTTCATCAGACTtctacgtacgtacgtacgtatgcatATATGTTAGCATGAAACACTTTGGGACCTGTCATACGTGTGTAATAACTGTCCTACAAAATATGATTTATTTCGTGCTATATATTTTACTTATTTGATAGTGTGTCATTAACATAGTGATGTTAATTTATTCCCATGATGGGTGTACCATTGCTATCACATGCAAAGCTGCATAACTATTTAATGCTTCATTAAAATCTCCATCATGTCAAATATCTGTGCTTGATTACCTATCAATGCTAAGAGATGTCATGCATACTTTACCTTAGCTGGGTAGGTAGCAGATACTGTAGGTGCCTTCTAATTCTATTAACATTTTCAAATTTAATATTCCTCAAATATCATGAATAGAACCTGACCATTCAAGCATACAAACATTTTCCATATACCTAGTCGTATCGTATTCCAGCTACAACCATATCAGAAATCTATCCCTACTTCAAATACATGCCACTTCCAACCTGTTCTGGATTTCCTAATTTGTGATGATGAAACCTTATTAATTGGCATATGGGACCTAGTTAATGGGCCACTGTAATGAAGTAGTCTTTAGCCCTGCTTGACACagtcactataatgagatggTGTTATTAATGAAGTCATGGTAAgcttgggacctacttgacatggtcactataatgaggtggtgtcattaatgatgtcatgaagtacatcttagTTAAGATGTttaggacctacttgacatggtcactataatgaggtggtcttaataGGGAGGTGACCACTAATGTCCTCAGTATAGCTcaaaacacacacaacattcattTTGACTATCAACTGAGGCTGTGCCTGGGGAATGTATGGTAGTTATATGTGATCTTTACAAAGTGATCTCATTCGCTGTACATCTTGTGTGTACTACATTCATGTCTAGCTAGGGCTGTTCCCATTGGCCAATTTGTTAGTAAAACAACCATGTTGCCAGCCACACCAAGTAAAGGA from Dysidea avara chromosome 2, odDysAvar1.4, whole genome shotgun sequence includes these protein-coding regions:
- the LOC136247458 gene encoding protein phosphatase 1 regulatory subunit 14C-like, whose translation is MASAEVSSPTKVKFDAEDVDKVRARQPPTQRYDRKEVQKRLDIEQWMDDQLRILFGCQNDSDSYPELDLDDVMKIEESSREQKLQDYLRDCKQPSEVPEFIKQLLEKLQSVKPS